One stretch of Campylobacter sp. CCS1377 DNA includes these proteins:
- the atpA gene encoding F0F1 ATP synthase subunit alpha: protein MKFKADEISSIIKERIENFDLNLEIEETGKIISVADGVAKVYGLKNVMAGEMVEFENGEKGMALNLEESSVGIVILGKGLGLKEGSSVKRLKSLLRVPVGEALVGRVVNALGEPIDAKGAINSAEYRFVEEKAKGIMARKSVHEPLHTGIKAIDALVPIGRGQRELIIGDRQTGKTTVAVDTIISQKGQGVICIYVAIGQKQSTVAQVVKRLEEHGAMDYTIVVNASASDSAALQYLAPYTGVTMGEFFRDNAKHALIVYDDLSKHAVAYREMSLILRRPPGREAYPGDVFYLHSRLLERASKLNDELGAGSLTALPIIETQAGDVSAYIPTNVISITDGQIFLETDLFNSGIRPAINVGLSVSRVGGAAQIKATKQVSGTLRLDLAQYRELQAFAQFASDLDETSRKQLERGQKMVEVLKQPPYSPLSVEKQVILIFAGTRGFLDDVAVNKINEFEAGLYPFVEAKYPEVFEQIRSKKALDKDLEEKLAKVLEEYKTNHI from the coding sequence ATGAAATTTAAAGCCGATGAAATCAGTTCTATTATAAAAGAGAGAATTGAAAATTTCGATCTTAATCTTGAAATAGAAGAAACTGGTAAAATTATTTCGGTCGCAGATGGCGTTGCAAAAGTTTATGGACTTAAAAATGTTATGGCTGGCGAGATGGTCGAATTTGAAAATGGCGAAAAAGGTATGGCGCTAAACCTTGAAGAATCAAGCGTTGGTATTGTTATTTTGGGTAAAGGTTTGGGTTTAAAAGAAGGAAGTTCTGTTAAAAGGCTTAAGAGTCTTCTTAGGGTTCCTGTTGGAGAGGCTTTGGTGGGTCGCGTTGTTAATGCTTTGGGAGAACCAATTGATGCAAAAGGAGCAATAAATAGCGCAGAATATCGTTTTGTTGAAGAAAAAGCTAAAGGTATTATGGCTAGAAAAAGTGTTCATGAGCCTTTACATACAGGTATTAAAGCAATTGATGCTCTTGTCCCAATTGGTCGTGGTCAAAGAGAATTAATTATTGGCGATAGACAAACAGGTAAAACTACGGTTGCGGTGGATACAATTATTTCACAAAAAGGTCAAGGTGTTATTTGTATCTATGTGGCTATAGGACAAAAGCAAAGTACCGTAGCACAAGTTGTAAAAAGACTTGAAGAGCATGGGGCTATGGATTATACTATCGTTGTAAATGCAAGTGCAAGTGATTCTGCAGCACTTCAATATTTGGCGCCATATACTGGTGTAACTATGGGCGAATTTTTTAGAGATAATGCAAAACATGCTTTGATTGTTTATGATGATTTAAGTAAGCATGCTGTGGCTTATCGTGAAATGTCATTGATTTTACGTCGTCCTCCAGGTCGTGAAGCTTATCCAGGCGATGTCTTTTATTTGCATTCAAGACTTTTAGAAAGGGCAAGTAAATTAAATGATGAATTGGGTGCGGGTTCTTTAACTGCATTACCTATTATAGAGACTCAGGCAGGTGATGTTTCAGCATATATTCCAACAAATGTTATTTCAATTACAGATGGACAAATTTTCTTAGAAACAGATTTGTTTAATTCAGGAATTCGTCCAGCTATCAATGTCGGCTTGTCTGTTTCTCGTGTAGGTGGTGCTGCACAAATTAAAGCAACTAAGCAAGTTTCTGGAACTTTAAGACTTGATCTTGCGCAATATCGCGAACTTCAAGCTTTTGCTCAATTTGCAAGTGATTTGGATGAAACAAGTAGAAAACAACTCGAACGCGGACAAAAAATGGTTGAAGTGTTAAAACAGCCTCCATATTCGCCGCTTAGTGTTGAAAAACAAGTGATTTTGATTTTTGCTGGTACAAGAGGTTTCTTAGATGATGTTGCAGTAAATAAGATTAATGAATTTGAAGCAGGTTTATATCCTTTTGTTGAGGCAAAATATCCTGAAGTATTTGAGCAAATTCGTTCTAAAAAAGCTTTAGATAAAGATTTAGAAGAAAAATTAGCTAAAGTTTTAGAAGAATATAAAACAAATCACATATAA
- the atpD gene encoding F0F1 ATP synthase subunit beta, with translation MQGFISQVLGPVVDVDFNDYLPQINEAIVVNFEVEGKKQKLVLEVAAHLGDNRVRTIAMDMTDGLVRGLEVQALGKPISVPVGEKVLGRIFNVTGDLIDEGEDVSFDKHWSIHRDPPAFEEQSTKSEIFETGIKVVDLLAPYAKGGKVGLFGGAGVGKTVIIMELIHNVAFKHSGYSVFAGVGERTREGNDLYNEMKESNVLDKVALCYGQMNEPPGARNRIALTGLTMAEYFRDEMGLDVLMFIDNIFRFSQSGSEMSALLGRIPSAVGYQPTLASEMGKFQERITSTKKGSITSVQAVYVPADDLTDPAPATVFAHLDATTVLNRSIAEKGIYPAVDPLDSSSRMLDPNIIGEEHYKVARGVQSVLQKYKDLQDIIAILGMDELSEEDKLVVERARKIEKFLSQPFFVAEVFTGSPGKYITLEETIAGFKGILEGKYDHLPENAFYMVGNIEEAIAKADKLKG, from the coding sequence ATGCAAGGATTTATTTCGCAAGTATTAGGTCCGGTTGTTGATGTGGATTTTAATGATTATTTGCCACAAATCAACGAAGCGATTGTGGTGAATTTTGAAGTAGAAGGTAAAAAACAAAAATTAGTTTTAGAAGTTGCTGCACATCTAGGAGACAATAGGGTAAGAACTATTGCTATGGATATGACAGATGGTTTGGTCAGAGGTCTTGAAGTTCAAGCTTTGGGAAAACCTATTAGCGTTCCAGTTGGTGAGAAAGTTTTGGGAAGAATTTTCAATGTAACTGGAGATTTAATTGATGAGGGTGAAGATGTAAGTTTTGATAAGCACTGGTCCATTCATAGAGATCCACCTGCTTTTGAAGAACAAAGCACAAAAAGTGAAATTTTTGAAACCGGCATTAAAGTTGTAGATTTACTTGCACCTTATGCCAAAGGTGGTAAAGTGGGACTTTTTGGTGGTGCCGGTGTTGGAAAAACCGTTATTATTATGGAGCTTATCCATAATGTTGCCTTTAAGCATAGTGGTTATTCTGTATTTGCAGGCGTGGGTGAGAGAACGCGTGAAGGAAATGATCTTTACAATGAGATGAAAGAAAGTAATGTTTTAGATAAAGTTGCTTTATGTTATGGTCAAATGAATGAGCCACCAGGGGCAAGAAATCGTATCGCATTAACAGGTCTTACTATGGCTGAGTATTTTAGAGATGAAATGGGACTTGATGTATTGATGTTTATTGATAATATCTTTAGATTTTCGCAATCAGGTTCTGAAATGTCAGCACTTTTAGGAAGAATTCCATCAGCAGTTGGTTATCAACCAACATTAGCAAGCGAAATGGGTAAATTCCAAGAAAGAATTACTTCAACTAAGAAAGGCTCTATTACGTCAGTTCAAGCGGTTTATGTGCCAGCAGATGATTTAACGGATCCTGCTCCAGCGACTGTTTTTGCGCACTTAGATGCGACTACTGTTTTAAATAGATCGATCGCAGAAAAAGGTATTTATCCTGCTGTTGATCCACTTGATTCAAGTTCAAGAATGCTTGATCCAAATATCATCGGCGAGGAGCATTATAAGGTGGCTCGTGGTGTTCAATCTGTACTTCAAAAATATAAAGACTTGCAAGATATTATTGCAATTTTGGGTATGGATGAGCTTAGCGAAGAAGATAAACTTGTGGTTGAAAGAGCTAGAAAAATAGAGAAATTCTTATCTCAGCCATTCTTTGTTGCTGAAGTTTTTACAGGAAGTCCTGGAAAGTACATTACCCTTGAAGAAACTATAGCAGGATTTAAAGGTATTTTAGAAGGTAAATATGATCACTTACCAGAAAATGCTTTTTATATGGTTGGAAATATTGAAGAGGCAATTGCGAAAGCAGATAAATTAAAAGGTTAA
- the tolB gene encoding Tol-Pal system protein TolB: MKKFLSLFLFLASLLLAEDATISIVNENVALPKIIVRDNSTLDDLNLKKSFYNILINDLKVSSNFEVVNEGNEEANYVFEYALSKENSKLSLNVKIKAGGTYKSNQNYSLPAIEQYPFLAHKGVKDSVNVLGLAPVEWMDHKILIARTNASKRSQIIMADYTLTYQKIVVDGGLNLFPKWGDKEQSYFYYTAYDHKVPTLYRYDLNTNKIAKILSSGGMIVASDVSEDGRKILITMAPEDQPDVYLYDLTKKTTKKLTNFSGIDVNGNFIENDTQFVFISDRLGYPNVFIQGLDNGVAQQVVFHGRNNSAVSTYKDYIVYSSREEGKNRTFNIYLMSTKSDYIRQLTANGENIFPRFSSDGGSIVFIKFLGSQSALGVIRVNANKTFYFPLKVGKIQSIDW, translated from the coding sequence ATGAAAAAATTTTTAAGTTTGTTTTTATTTTTGGCATCTTTGTTGTTAGCAGAAGATGCAACTATCTCTATAGTAAATGAAAATGTAGCTTTGCCTAAAATTATTGTTAGAGATAACTCAACTCTTGATGATTTAAATTTGAAAAAGAGTTTTTATAATATTTTGATCAACGATTTAAAAGTTAGCTCAAATTTTGAAGTTGTTAATGAAGGCAATGAAGAGGCTAATTATGTTTTTGAATATGCTTTGTCTAAAGAAAATTCAAAACTTAGTCTTAATGTAAAAATTAAAGCAGGCGGGACATATAAATCAAATCAAAATTATTCTTTGCCCGCCATAGAGCAATATCCTTTTTTAGCACATAAGGGTGTTAAAGATTCTGTAAATGTTTTGGGGCTTGCTCCAGTCGAATGGATGGATCATAAAATTTTAATTGCAAGAACAAATGCTTCAAAACGCAGTCAAATTATTATGGCCGATTATACTCTAACTTATCAAAAAATTGTTGTAGATGGTGGCTTGAATTTGTTTCCTAAATGGGGTGATAAAGAGCAAAGTTATTTTTATTATACTGCTTATGATCATAAAGTTCCAACTCTTTATCGTTATGATTTAAATACCAATAAAATTGCAAAAATTTTATCTAGTGGCGGAATGATTGTTGCTTCTGATGTAAGTGAAGATGGACGAAAAATTCTTATCACTATGGCTCCTGAAGATCAGCCCGATGTCTATTTATATGATTTGACCAAAAAGACAACAAAAAAATTAACTAACTTTTCTGGTATTGATGTGAATGGAAATTTTATAGAAAATGACACCCAGTTTGTATTTATTTCCGATCGTCTGGGGTATCCGAATGTATTTATACAAGGTTTAGATAATGGTGTAGCTCAGCAGGTTGTTTTTCATGGACGTAATAATTCCGCAGTTTCGACTTATAAAGATTATATAGTTTATTCAAGTAGAGAGGAAGGAAAAAATAGAACATTTAATATCTATTTAATGTCAACAAAAAGTGATTACATCAGACAATTGACCGCAAATGGGGAAAATATTTTTCCAAGATTTTCTAGTGATGGTGGAAGTATAGTTTTTATCAAATTTTTAGGTTCTCAAAGCGCATTGGGAGTGATTAGGGTAAATGCTAATAAAACATTTTATTTTCCTCTTAAAGTTGGAAAAATTCAGTCTATTGACTGGTAG
- a CDS encoding OmpA family protein, protein MKKILFASVAAFAIIVSGCSSKSASVSGGSDVSSGRGTGGADKFENIDAKIDRLNNTLGKVYFDFDRFNVRADMYSVVRNNANIFNNEVQEAQITVEGNCDEWGTDEYNQALGLKRAKAVKESLVSQGVNANRIAVKSYGETNPVCTDRTKSCDAQNRRAEFVLAK, encoded by the coding sequence ATGAAAAAAATTCTTTTTGCTTCTGTTGCAGCATTTGCAATTATTGTAAGTGGTTGTAGTTCAAAAAGCGCTAGTGTAAGTGGTGGTTCTGATGTAAGTTCTGGACGTGGAACAGGTGGAGCTGATAAATTTGAGAATATCGATGCTAAGATTGATAGATTAAATAATACTTTAGGAAAAGTTTATTTTGATTTTGATAGATTTAATGTTAGAGCTGATATGTATTCGGTTGTAAGAAACAATGCAAATATTTTTAATAATGAAGTGCAAGAAGCACAAATCACAGTTGAAGGCAATTGTGATGAATGGGGAACAGATGAGTATAACCAAGCTTTGGGATTAAAAAGAGCTAAAGCGGTTAAAGAATCTCTAGTTTCTCAAGGCGTAAATGCAAACAGAATTGCAGTAAAAAGCTATGGAGAAACTAATCCAGTATGTACAGATAGAACTAAGTCTTGTGATGCACAAAATAGACGTGCGGAGTTTGTTTTAGCTAAATGA
- a CDS encoding tetratricopeptide repeat protein, producing the protein MKQYILAVALFGATLLYAETSAFDAGNLQNSSPYGLTPNEKVFKEKLDILDNGYSQVNSQINILSEKIDGLQSIIEGINLQYAKTDVRLSRIEDANLSSNDANLSQEIQNLKIYVEESRRIQEANNQQFKKVLMELSQLVDSINSNYMSKKVDVNQSANIKTTITSNQTVKPVVNISDKNITSQIGILEDSNNTSVSQDVLVENNVTQENLNQSYQAPVVDNSWKQKTPREIMELAIREVEDSKFKEAKEKFELLIVYKHKPSESNFYLGEIEYKQGNYHEAITYYKKSSMISSKNSFTPKLLYHTAISLDKIGDVQNANSFYKALKTNYPKSPEAKASPDRK; encoded by the coding sequence ATGAAACAGTATATTTTAGCAGTAGCTCTTTTTGGAGCTACACTTCTTTATGCAGAAACTTCAGCTTTTGATGCAGGAAATTTGCAAAATTCATCGCCTTATGGTTTAACGCCTAACGAAAAAGTATTTAAAGAGAAATTAGATATTTTAGATAATGGATATTCCCAAGTTAATTCGCAAATTAATATTTTGAGTGAAAAAATAGATGGTTTGCAGAGTATTATCGAAGGTATTAACTTGCAATATGCAAAAACAGATGTGCGTCTTAGTAGGATAGAAGATGCAAATTTAAGCAGTAATGATGCAAATTTATCTCAAGAAATTCAGAATTTAAAAATTTATGTTGAAGAAAGTAGAAGAATTCAAGAAGCAAATAATCAACAGTTTAAAAAAGTTCTTATGGAGCTTAGTCAGCTTGTGGATTCTATTAATAGTAATTATATGTCAAAAAAAGTTGATGTTAATCAAAGTGCAAATATTAAAACAACCATTACTTCTAACCAAACAGTAAAGCCAGTAGTTAATATTTCTGATAAAAATATTACTTCGCAAATCGGAATTTTAGAAGATTCTAATAATACAAGTGTATCACAAGATGTTTTGGTTGAAAATAATGTTACACAAGAAAATCTAAATCAATCTTATCAAGCACCTGTGGTGGATAATTCTTGGAAGCAAAAGACCCCAAGAGAAATTATGGAACTTGCTATTAGAGAGGTTGAAGATTCAAAATTTAAAGAAGCTAAGGAAAAATTTGAACTTTTAATTGTTTATAAACACAAACCTTCTGAGTCAAATTTTTATCTCGGAGAAATTGAATATAAGCAAGGAAATTATCATGAGGCTATTACTTATTATAAAAAAAGCTCTATGATTAGTTCAAAAAATAGTTTTACTCCAAAGCTTTTATATCATACAGCTATTTCGTTAGATAAAATTGGTGATGTTCAAAATGCAAATAGCTTTTATAAAGCTCTAAAAACTAATTATCCAAAATCACCTGAAGCAAAAGCTTCCCCAGATAGAAAATAA
- a CDS encoding MotA/TolQ/ExbB proton channel family protein, whose protein sequence is MDFLSVFHFIDNSSPITYIVLAWLSIYFIMSFTILFSRLTYLLSWKQKEKASLEMLLIGKAELVHTDSILRKCNIIDKEHLEIYKNLAEKRASVGLTWLSIIASTSPFIGLFGTVISILETFGGLGGQNSLSIIAPKISEALVATGCGILIAIPAYTFHLIIKRKGYELISLIDSEIKILSSKKV, encoded by the coding sequence TTGGATTTTTTATCAGTTTTTCATTTTATTGATAATTCAAGTCCTATTACTTACATAGTTTTGGCTTGGTTGTCAATTTATTTTATTATGAGTTTTACGATTCTATTTTCAAGGTTAACTTATTTATTAAGTTGGAAGCAAAAAGAGAAGGCAAGTTTAGAAATGTTGTTGATAGGAAAAGCTGAGCTTGTGCATACAGACTCTATTTTGCGTAAATGTAATATTATTGATAAAGAACACTTAGAGATTTATAAAAATTTAGCTGAAAAAAGAGCTTCTGTAGGACTTACTTGGTTGAGTATCATTGCTTCTACTTCACCTTTTATAGGGCTTTTTGGTACAGTTATTTCTATCTTGGAAACCTTTGGAGGGCTTGGGGGTCAAAATTCATTGAGTATTATTGCACCAAAGATTAGTGAGGCATTGGTAGCTACAGGTTGCGGTATTTTAATTGCAATTCCTGCTTACACTTTTCATCTTATTATCAAGAGAAAAGGATATGAGCTTATTAGTTTGATTGACAGTGAAATTAAAATTTTAAGTTCTAAAAAGGTTTAA
- a CDS encoding ExbD/TolR family protein, with the protein MHFFDEKPELNITPLVDIMLVLLAILMVTAPSITYEEKINLPQGSQQNSSNVKLKSLVISINEKREILINDKKFTFIAFADNLALLKPQFNTEEVVFIRADKNLKYDDVMFVLKNVKNLGFNKVALQTE; encoded by the coding sequence TTGCATTTTTTTGATGAAAAGCCTGAATTAAATATTACGCCTTTGGTGGATATTATGCTAGTGCTTTTGGCTATTTTAATGGTAACGGCTCCAAGTATTACTTATGAAGAAAAGATTAATCTTCCTCAAGGTTCACAGCAAAATTCAAGTAATGTTAAGTTAAAAAGCCTTGTTATTAGTATTAATGAAAAGCGAGAAATTTTAATCAATGATAAAAAATTTACTTTTATTGCTTTTGCTGACAATTTAGCCTTATTAAAACCACAGTTTAATACCGAAGAAGTTGTGTTTATTCGTGCGGATAAAAATTTAAAATATGATGATGTGATGTTTGTATTAAAAAATGTCAAAAATTTGGGATTTAATAAAGTAGCATTGCAGACCGAGTAA
- a CDS encoding F0F1 ATP synthase subunit delta, whose protein sequence is MECLVVKKYAKAIFLSKDADYICEQLNKISQAFSISRFKAILESYDIKKEKKIEFVMSILGEVKPSLHHLIQLLGLNSRLALIPNIVEELKKQKALEENIYFGTIYSKESLEENKINELEQGLSKRFDAKIKLDSKQTDQQGIKISLEELGYEISFSMDNLKTKLNEYILKII, encoded by the coding sequence ATGGAGTGTTTAGTTGTTAAAAAATATGCAAAAGCTATTTTTTTAAGCAAAGATGCAGATTATATTTGCGAGCAGTTGAATAAAATTTCACAAGCATTTTCTATATCAAGATTTAAGGCAATTTTAGAATCTTATGATATAAAAAAAGAAAAAAAGATTGAATTTGTGATGTCTATATTGGGGGAGGTTAAGCCAAGCTTACATCATTTGATTCAGCTTTTGGGTTTAAATTCAAGGCTTGCTCTTATCCCTAACATTGTAGAAGAACTAAAGAAACAAAAGGCATTGGAAGAGAATATTTATTTTGGAACTATTTATAGCAAAGAGTCTTTAGAGGAAAACAAAATCAATGAATTGGAGCAAGGGCTGAGCAAGCGTTTTGATGCAAAAATTAAATTAGACAGCAAACAAACAGATCAGCAAGGTATTAAAATTAGTCTTGAAGAACTTGGATATGAAATATCTTTTTCTATGGATAATTTAAAAACAAAACTTAATGAATATATATTAAAAATAATTTAA
- the atpG gene encoding ATP synthase F1 subunit gamma, with translation MSNLKEIKRKIKSVHNTQKTTNAMKLVSTAKLKKAEEAAKKSKLYANKIDEVLSEISFQINNILSDDKRFILFQKRSEIKVVDIIFITADKGLCGGFNIRTLKAVTQMIEEYQVKGAKVRLRAIGKTGIEYFNFQKIELLEKHLHLSSSPDYDKACLVIHSAVDDYIAGNCDEVVLIHNGYKNMISQEIAINHLIPVEPLKINEEQESKSLLALEPEDDEILNELIKTYFEYNMYFALIDSLAAEHSARMQAMDNATNNAKARVKELNLAYNKARQESITTELIEIISGVESMK, from the coding sequence ATGTCTAATTTAAAAGAAATTAAAAGAAAAATTAAAAGTGTCCATAACACTCAAAAGACAACCAATGCTATGAAGCTTGTTTCGACTGCTAAGCTTAAAAAGGCAGAAGAAGCGGCTAAAAAGTCTAAACTTTATGCAAATAAAATTGATGAAGTATTGTCTGAAATTTCTTTTCAAATTAATAATATTTTGAGTGATGATAAAAGATTTATCTTATTTCAAAAAAGATCTGAGATAAAAGTTGTTGATATTATTTTCATTACTGCGGATAAGGGCTTGTGCGGAGGTTTTAATATACGCACTTTAAAAGCTGTGACTCAAATGATAGAAGAATATCAAGTAAAAGGTGCTAAAGTTAGATTAAGAGCTATTGGAAAAACGGGTATTGAATACTTTAATTTTCAAAAAATAGAGCTTTTGGAAAAGCATTTGCATTTAAGTTCTAGTCCTGATTATGATAAAGCTTGTTTGGTAATTCATTCAGCTGTGGATGATTATATTGCTGGAAATTGTGATGAAGTGGTTTTGATTCATAATGGCTATAAAAATATGATATCGCAAGAAATTGCTATTAATCATCTTATTCCAGTTGAACCATTAAAAATCAATGAAGAGCAGGAGTCAAAGTCTCTTTTAGCTTTGGAGCCAGAAGATGATGAGATTTTAAATGAGTTAATTAAAACATATTTTGAATATAATATGTATTTTGCTTTGATTGACTCTTTAGCGGCAGAACACAGCGCGAGAATGCAGGCAATGGATAATGCGACTAATAACGCAAAAGCAAGAGTTAAGGAACTTAATTTAGCTTATAATAAAGCAAGACAAGAGTCAATTACCACTGAACTTATAGAGATTATCAGTGGCGTTGAGTCAATGAAATAG
- a CDS encoding TonB C-terminal domain-containing protein yields MNDYQGLGDVKSFILAFFIYIALVAFVIFRLSIFKDQAIRYTDIKESFIDIQFGESTTVIPKKNTSPTPVNSEIKSVKVEKKTIQQAVKTQDKEIKNDYNALFSNIKEIPPETSDKVQSSAKTVEQNSAPSTAASDLLKQLDQNLIQEQAQVNGQTTNLQMTGIYDEFLGTLRRILEERWRLYEAEGNFEAQVTFFVDSNGKFGYTSVSKTYDEKFDAKVLEFLDNLTGKYIALPPKNETYNGNLNLSDKIKIGE; encoded by the coding sequence ATGAATGATTATCAGGGTTTAGGCGATGTAAAATCTTTTATTTTAGCTTTTTTTATTTATATTGCTTTAGTAGCTTTTGTTATTTTTCGTTTAAGTATTTTTAAAGATCAAGCTATTAGGTATACGGATATTAAAGAAAGCTTTATAGACATTCAGTTTGGAGAGAGTACTACAGTTATTCCAAAAAAAAATACATCTCCTACTCCGGTTAATAGTGAAATAAAAAGTGTCAAAGTAGAAAAAAAAACAATCCAACAAGCAGTAAAAACACAAGATAAAGAAATTAAAAATGACTATAATGCTTTATTTTCAAATATCAAGGAAATTCCGCCAGAAACAAGCGATAAAGTGCAATCTTCAGCCAAAACAGTAGAGCAAAACTCGGCTCCAAGCACAGCCGCGAGTGATTTATTAAAACAATTAGATCAAAATTTAATTCAAGAACAAGCTCAAGTAAATGGGCAAACAACAAATTTACAAATGACTGGGATTTATGATGAATTTTTGGGAACATTAAGACGCATTTTAGAAGAACGTTGGAGACTTTATGAGGCTGAAGGCAATTTCGAAGCACAGGTTACCTTTTTTGTAGATAGTAACGGAAAATTTGGATATACTTCAGTTTCAAAAACCTATGATGAAAAATTTGACGCCAAGGTTTTAGAATTTTTAGACAATTTAACAGGTAAGTATATAGCGTTACCGCCTAAAAATGAAACTTACAACGGCAACTTAAATTTAAGCGATAAAATTAAAATTGGGGAGTAA
- the atpC gene encoding ATP synthase F1 subunit epsilon — protein MNDLIHLEVITPMGMIYQDEIHSVVLPGSEGEFGVLKGHASLIASLKSGIIDIEKSNLDHELIAIDSGYARVDEFKVTVLAKGAVWIAGSTDSEIAKNLDKAKELIKSMSSDNAALAATFSKLDRR, from the coding sequence ATGAATGATTTAATACATTTAGAAGTAATAACTCCTATGGGTATGATTTATCAAGATGAGATTCATTCTGTGGTATTACCAGGAAGTGAAGGAGAATTTGGAGTTTTAAAAGGCCACGCTTCTTTGATTGCTTCTTTGAAATCAGGCATTATTGATATTGAAAAAAGTAATTTAGACCATGAGTTAATTGCTATTGACTCCGGTTATGCAAGGGTTGATGAATTTAAAGTTACAGTATTGGCTAAAGGTGCTGTTTGGATTGCTGGAAGTACTGATAGTGAAATAGCTAAAAATTTGGATAAAGCAAAAGAGCTTATAAAGTCAATGAGTTCTGATAATGCAGCTCTTGCGGCGACTTTTTCAAAGCTTGATAGGAGATAA
- a CDS encoding peptidylprolyl isomerase, protein MAIEKNSVVSMFYELKDANTNEVLESNLYAEPISFILGKGQILESLEEEVMKLDCPSNADVIIKKDKGLGEYDENAIQTLPKEQFAGIDLKIGMELFGEGENGETVRVSVKEIGENDVTIDYNHPYAGRDLLFSLNIVDARAASEDEILTGIIAGSRSCGCGSGHGHDHHHGHGGGGCCGGGGHGGCGCH, encoded by the coding sequence ATGGCTATAGAAAAAAATAGTGTAGTGTCGATGTTTTACGAATTAAAAGATGCAAATACTAATGAGGTTTTAGAATCAAATTTGTATGCAGAACCTATCTCATTTATTTTAGGTAAAGGACAAATTTTAGAAAGTTTGGAAGAAGAAGTGATGAAGCTTGATTGTCCTAGCAATGCTGATGTTATCATTAAAAAAGATAAGGGTTTAGGCGAATACGATGAAAATGCGATCCAAACTTTGCCAAAAGAGCAATTTGCTGGCATTGATTTAAAAATAGGCATGGAGCTTTTTGGAGAGGGCGAAAATGGCGAAACCGTTCGTGTGAGTGTAAAAGAAATCGGCGAAAACGATGTAACAATTGATTATAATCATCCTTATGCAGGACGCGACTTACTATTTTCTCTAAACATTGTAGATGCTAGAGCTGCAAGCGAAGATGAAATTCTTACAGGCATTATAGCAGGAAGCAGAAGTTGCGGTTGTGGAAGCGGACATGGACATGATCATCATCACGGGCATGGCGGTGGTGGATGCTGCGGTGGTGGCGGACACGGTGGTTGCGGTTGCCACTAA